AATCTCAAGGTTATAGAAGAGTATGGAGTACTGAGATATATGGCAGAAGGTCATGGAGGTCCGCCGATGATGGTGATCATCGTGGGGATTGTTCTGTTATTTGTTAGCCTGGTCGTTCTTTTCAAACATAAATGGGTTTGGCTGTTTGTTGGAACTGCCTTGTTGTTTGTAGGGCAGTTAATCTCCCTGCCAGTGGAAACCGGTACTTTAACCAATGTGTATGAGTTGATCCTCATCCTCTCGATTTGGAGAACGACTACATTTATGAAGAATTCAACAGATCATCGCCGTCGTTAAGCTCCGATGCATCAGAAAAGACTGGCCCGTAAGATAAAGGCCAGTCATCTGTGTTCGTTTATTTCATTTTTTAATTCAGATATCCATAGTATCTGATGAGGCAGACACAGCACTCACCGAGTCACGATAGATGATGTTGCCTTTCACGTGTACACGGCCGAAACTGCGGTTTGGGTTGTCGACCTTTTTGAGCATGGACTGAACTGCGGTACGCGCCATCTGTTCCACATCCACTTCGACGGTTGTGAGCTTGGGATCGGAGAGCATGGCATAGATATCATTATCAAACCCAACAACAGAGCATTGGCCAGGAACCTGAATATCCATTGAAGTCAGTTTTTGAACGAGCAGATGAGCGACCTGATCACAGTTGCATACAAAAGCGGTTGGCAGCTGTTCCGGCAGATCAATCTCAATAAACGTACCCCGTTCATCCCGATCATTCAGAACCAGATCCGGATTCATCGGCAAGCGATGTTCCAGCAAGGATTTGTAGTACCCGAGGAATCGGTCCTGGATACTGCTCGTGGAATACAGGTTACCTACATAAGCAATGTTACGGTGGCCCTGCTGAACCAGATAGTTCGTCAGCTCATAGGCAGCGTAAAAGTTATCGGTAACGACGGAATCGATATCGGAATGTTCATCGTAAAAGTCGAGAAACATTTTGGGAACTTCCATCGATCGCACCAGTTCAATATACTCTTTGCTGATCTGTCCGAGCACGATGAAACCATCGACCTTGTTGTCACTGTACAGCTTGGGCAACGTTAATTCTTCCTCATCCTCCACATTCAGAATGTGCAGAATACCGTAGTAGCCCTGTTCCTCCAGATGTTTGGTGATGCGCTGGAACACGCGTACATAGAACGACTGCGTCGGCCCGGTAAAACGCTCCGGGATAATTACGCCAATATTATGGGTTAAGCCTTCCTTCATGGAACGGGCAGCAGCATTATACCGATAGCCCATTTCAATAGCAAGCACTTTAATTTTTTCCTTTAATTCGCCACTCACGCCATCTTTATCATTCAATGCTTTCGAGACGGTCACACTGCTGACCCCGAGCCTGTCGGCGATATCCCGCATGGTGATATTGTTCTTCAGTATGGTCGCCTCCTTCAAGCCGGTATAGGCACAATGTGCTGTCATTATGATGAGCGCTTTCTCCGCACATAATAACAATCCATATCAGTATACATCGTTACCAACTTGGAATAAAGCAATTCTGACGGTTGTTTCGCTATTTTCGGCATTTTTCAGGTTTGCATGAAAGGTTGTTATAGCGATGTTATGTTAATTGTTTCTGTAAAAGCTTCTCATTCTGTTCTATCAGCTGACCCCGCTGGCTGGCACAGTCCAGGGAACGATATGGATCAGCCGGTGTATTAAAAGTATAATCGACTAATTTTTCCAGCGTGGTTGTTGCCAGATGACAGCGGGTATCACTGGAAGCGTAATAGATAAAGACTTCTTCCTTCTCATTGACCACAGCACCGTTGCAGAAAATAACATTGGACACATCGCCTACACGCTCATCGTCATAAGGGGCAATGAAGTGGCCGCCCGGCTTGGCGATAATACGCGCCGGATCATTCAGATCCGTAGCGAAGGTGTATAACACATAACGCAGGCCTGCTGCAGTGTTCCGAACCCCGTGAGCAATGTGAATCCAGCCACGATCCGTCTTGAGCGGAGCAGGGCCCTGACCGTTTTTGACCTCATATACCGTATGATATTGCCGTTCGTCGATAATGGTCTCTTCATGAATGACAGGGTTCAAGATATCCTCACACAGACCAAAGGCGATTCCGCCGCCGCTGCCTGTCGAGATGAATCCGTCCTGTGGACGGGTGTAGAAGGCATATTTTCCATCCACGAATTCCGGGTGCAATACGACATTGCGCTGTTGAGGGGAATTCGTTGTGATGTTGGGCAACCGTTCCCAGCTTGTAAGATCCCGTGTACGAACCAGTCCTGCCTGTGCCACTGCGCTGGATGTATCAAATGCAGGAGCCTCCGGGTCTTTGCGTTCCGAGCAATAGATGCCATAGATCCAGCCGTCTTCATGTTGAACAAGGCGCATATCATACTGATTGGTTTCATCCGCATCGATATCATCCCAGACCAATGGTTTACCCGTGAAACGGAACCCGTCAATTCCATTGTCACTCTCGGCGAGCGCAAAGATCGATTTACGATCCAATCCTTCCGTACGAATGACCATGACGTATTTGCCATTGAAATAGATGGCTCCTGGATTCAGTGTAGCGTTGATACCGAGACGCTCCATAAAATGCGGGTTCGTCGTCTCATCCAGATCGAATCTCCAATGCAGCGGTACATGATGGCGAGTGATAACCGGATATTGGTACCGATCGTATATGCCGTTGTAGAAGGAAGAATTGATCTCATTAGGGCGACTAAGTAACTGCTCCTGTTTCTCCAGTAACTCCTTGTATTTCGGGTGTATCATTCTGATCCCATCCTCTCGATTAGTTCAATACAGAATCTGCTATTGTGATACGGGCATTTCCACGGTCCGGCAATTTCGCTCTGATCCGGTGTTCCGTTCCCATCAACCGACCAGTACCATTCCCCACCAGCGCGCTGATCAATGATGTTTTCTTTTGTATAGGTCCACAAGCGCTCCACTCTCTCCAGAAACATTGAATCACCTGTACGCTGATACGCGTTATAGAAACCGACCATCGCCTCGGCTTGAACCCACCAAATTCGCTTCTCATCGATATGTTCACCTTCTTGCTCATTTAACAGGGAACCATCCGCATTCACGGCTACATTGGAGATGTTATAGGCAATATCCGTTACCATCGCTGCATACTTCGGATGTTGTTCTAGCCTCAGCACTTTTAACGTTTCGTCGATCAGCCAGCTGGCTTCAATGTCATGTCCGAACGAGCGCAGATCGATGATGGATTCCCACTGTTTGTTGAAAAATACCCCGAGAAACTTGGTGTCTTGGTCATACACCCGTTCATATAGAATCCCGAGCAGGCGTTCCAGCGCCGCCTTCACTTGTTGATCCGGCCACACTCGATAGAGCGTGGTGTAGGCTTCCAGCACATGGATATGCGTATTCATTGTGTAATCCGCAATCACCCCGTTTTCGCTCAGCATTTCATTGGGCTGTTCCTTCCATGTGCGATCAAATTGTTCCTTGTACGCAGGTAGTTCGGCATCCAGACCTTTGTCCTCGATTAGAGAAAAAAGCGTTTTCGCAAGTTCTAATGCAGAAGTATCCCCGGTAGCACGATAGTACTCACTGAGTGAATACACACCGAATGATTGCGTATACACATGTTTGCTCGTATCCAGTGCTTCCCCTGTGTAATCTACCATCCAGTACATGCCGCCATATTCGGTATCCATCACATGGTCAGCGAGAAAACGATAGGCGTGCTCCGCGTGATCGCGCCATCTTTCGTTTCCGGTTACCCGATAGGCTGCTGCAAAAGACCATAATTGCCGTGCTGTGGCGATCCCGCCTTTGGGCGCCTGTTGATTAACCTGAAGATCATTGCCAACCCAACCGTAGAATCCACCGTGGGTTGTATCTTTAAGGTTGGACCAGAAGGGTAAAATCTGCTTTTCCCAATGCGCCTTAATTTCAGATTGAAGTTCGATTGTTTTTGTATTCATAAGTGAGCGCTCCTTCAACGTGTTACATCAATCTCAATTAGTTAAGTTAACGGTAACTTTATTAAACAATATTAGTGCCCTGAAAAACAGATGTCAACGAATTAACTCGCAATTTTTCTTGTTAAGTTATAAATAATTTAATTGACAGGTAAGCGTTACCATAATAGAATTCATTTTGTAACCTTAACGATAACTTAATTTATTTAAGAGAGGGGCCGAAACAATTGAGAAAAAACAAAGGTTGGATGATGTTGCTGACGATGCTGTTCATCACTTCACTACTTGCTGCATGTTCATCCGGAGGTGGATCTTCACAGGCAGGGGAGGAGATCAGCACAGATCCGGCAGATATCAAAGGTGAAATAACTGTTCTGACGCAACGGACAGATATAGTGGATACCGTGTTCAAAGACTATGCGGCTGAGTTCAACAAGGAATATCCCGATGTGAAAGTAAATTTCCAGGCACTGGCCGACTACGAAGGACAAGTGAAGATCCGTATGAGCACCAAGGATTACGGTGATGTACTGATGATCCCGACCAGTGTTCCGATCGCGGATATCCCGGACTTTTTCGAGCCGCTCGGCACGTACGATGAATTGAAAGACAAATACACAGCCATTGAAGAACGCATGGTGGATGGTCAGGTCTACGGTATTCCTACCGTAATTACGTTCTCTGGAATCATTTATAACAAACAGGTCTTCAAAGACGCAGGCATTATGGAAGTTCCAAAAACACCGGAGCAATTCCAGGCTGCGCTTCAACTGGTCAAAGACAATACAGATGCGGTTCCACTTTACACCAACTATGCATCCGGCTGGGCTCTCACCCAATGGGAATCGGATCTGCCAACCGTTGCAGGCAGTGTGGATTACGTTAACGTGGACCAACCGAACACAGATGAGAACTTTGTGCCTGGTCAGCCGCATTATGAACTATATAAAGTGCTCTATGATGCAGCCAAGAACGGTCTAATCGAGAAAGATCCAACAACAACCGACTGGGAAAGCTCCAAAGCGGATCTCGCCAAAGGCAAAATCGCTACGATGGCACTGGGCTCTTGGGCGATCACACAGATCCAAGGAATGACGGATACTCCGGACGACATCGGATTCTTACCTTTCCCAACCAATGCAAGTGAGGTTGTGGTTCCGCTCTCCGCCGACTATAACATCGGCATGAACGTGAACAGTGAGAACAAACCTGCTGCCAAAGCCTGGATTGACTGGTTCCTGGCGAAATCGAACTACGCAGTTGAACAGGGCGGCGGTATGGATGCAGACAAGAATGCTGAATTGCCACCGATTTTGGATCAATACAAAGATGTGAAATTCTCCACGCTTACACCTGCCAAAGAAGGTCAGGAAGGTCTGGTCGACAAGATTGATAACGAAGGTGAAATCGGTCTCTGGCAGCCTGACTTCAAGAAACGCATTATCGAAGCAGGTATTGGGAACCGCAAGGAATCGTATGACGACATCATGAAAGATCTGAACGACAAGTGGGTAAGAGCAAGAGCAGAACTCACGAAATAATTGGATTAACGTAAGTGGATCAGGTGATGAATGAACTGCGGGGATATAGGAATCCATTTATGAATGGAGCATGGAGTATGTGGTATTTGAAAGCATGATACCCATGCTCTTCCCCGGCAGTGTTCCACCAGGATTCCATTGGACGGGAGTCTTTCGATATATAGGCGGGAGAACCGCTTGGAGGTGTGGAGAGCATGAAGTACTTAAAACTTTCGAATTGGGGCTACTCAGCGCAACGCATATTTATCATCTGTGCCTTCTCAATTATTCCGCTGGCGTTGCTGTTTACGTTTGCATACTTACCAGTCATCAACATGTTCAAATACAGTTTCACCGATTGGAACGGATACAGTAAGAGGTTTGATTATGTTGGCTTTGAGAACTACACGCGCATATTCAGTGATCCCGAATACTTCAAAGTATTTATTGTCAGCTTGTACTACTTCGTGGCTACGTTCTTACAGATGGGCTTGGCGCTTTACTTTGCCACCATTCTGAGTTTCAAAGTTCGAGGCAAAAACTTTTTCAAAGGCATATTGTTTTTCCCTTATTTGCTGAATGGGGTAGCCATCGGTTTTATCTTCCTCTTTTTCTTCAAACCGGACGGTACACTCGATATGCTCATGCATGCTGTAGGGCTGGGACAATACACGCAGCTCTGGCTCGGTAATCCGAATATTATCAACGTGTCACTCGCAGGTGCATCAGTATGGAGATACATGGGCTTCAACTTTATCATTTTCCTGGGTGCAATCTCCTCCATTCCAAAGGATGTGTATGAAGCATCCGATATTGATGGCGCCAATCGCTGGCAGCAATTCCGCCACATCATCCTGCCAAGCATTACACGTATCCTGCAGCTCAACCTGATCTTGGCGATTAGCGGCGCAATTAGTGCGTTCGATATTCCATATATCATGACCGATGGTTCCAACGGCAGTATGACATTTGTAATCCAGACGGTTCATTTGGCGTTTAAATACGGCAAGCTGGGACTGGCATCCGCCATGGCTGTGGTGCTGCTCTTAATCGTTATTCTCGTTACGCTTGTGCAGCGCGTCACCATGAAAGGGGAGGAATAAACGTGACACAACTCAAATACACCCTTGCGAGCGTGGTTAAATATGCTTCCCTGGTGCTTGCGGCGTTTATCGCGCTTTTACCCATCGTGGTCATCCTGTTTGCATCTCTCAAAACGAATGCGGAATACGCTACCAGCAGCCCGCTTGCCCCGCCAGCCAACTGGCTGAACTTTGCAAACTACGCGAAGGCTTTTGTGGATGGCAACATGCTGGTTGGTTTCAAAAATACCATTATTATTCTGATCATCTCTATTATAGGAGCGACCTTAACGGGCTCCATGATCGCGTATGTACTGGATCGGTTCAAATTCAAGGGCAAGAAAATCATGGTCGCGGCATTCCTGCTCGCTACCCTGATTCCGAGTGTTACAACACAGGTCGCCACATTCCAGATCATCAACGCGCTCGACCTGTTTAACACACGCTGGGCGGCCATCGTGATGTACCTGGGTACAGATATCATCGCGGTTTATATCTTCCTACAGTTCCTGGGCTCCATCTCAAGTGCACTGGATGAATCCGCCATGCTGGACGGCGCGTCGTACTTCACGATCTACTGGAAAATCATTCTGCCACTGCTGAAACCGGCCATTGTAACGGTCATTATCGTGAAGGGTGTGAACATCTATAACGACTTCTACACACCGTTCCTGTACATGCCGAAGACCGATCTACAGGTCATATCCACCGCCTTGTTCAAATTCAAGGGACCGTTCGGATCGCAGTGGGAAGTCATCAGCGCCGGCATCATGATCGCCATTATTCCAACGATGATCATCTTCCTGCTGTTACAGAAGTACATCTACAACGGCTTCGCGCAAGGCTCCGTTAAATAAAACCCGAAGGGAGAAATGAAAATGTCAGTTGCTGAAACGAAAAACGTACACATTGTTGGGGATGCTTTGCTGAATATGCCGTGGGAGAACAAACCGGAGGGAACGGAAGGCCCGGTATGGAGACACTCGGCGAATCCAGTGGTTCCGCGTAACCCGGTCAAAGGCGTTGCCCGCATTTTCAACAGTGCCGTTGTTCCTTATGAAGGAAAATTCATTGGGGTATTCCGTGCTGAAACCGTTAATGGCCGTCCGCATCTTCACATGGGGGCGAGTGAGGACGGTTTGGAGTGGACGATTGAAGAAGAGCGCATTGCATTTGTAGATGAGAATGGCGATCCGTTTATGCCGAACTATGCGTACGATCCACGTTTGGTCAAAGTCGAGGATACGTATTACATCATCTGGTGTACAGACTTCTACGGCGCAGCACTGGGCCTGGCCAAAACAGATGACTTCAAAACGTTTGTCCGCCTCGAAAATCCAATGCTGCCATTCAACCGTAATGGTGTGTTGTTCCCGCGCAAAATCAACGATAACTATGTGATGTTATCCAGACCAAGTGACAGTGGACATACTCCATTTGGAGATATTTTCCTGAGCGAAAGCCCGGATCTTGTGTACTGGGGCAAGCACCGTCATGTGATGAGCAAAGGCGGTCAGGGCTGGTGGCAATCGGTCAAAATTGGTGGCGGTCCTGCTCCAATCGAAACGTCCGAAGGCTGGCTGATGTTCTACCACGGCGTCACGGGAACCTGTAATGGATTGGTATATAGCATGGGTGCGGTCATTCTGGATCTGGATGAGCCATCCAAAGTAAAATATCGTTCCTCCAACTTCGTGCTGACACCGGAAAAATGGTATGAAGAACAAGGATTCGTTGATAACGTCATCTTCCCGTGTGCAACACTGCATGATGCCGATACCGGACGTATCGCCATCTATTATGGCGCTGCCGATACGTATGTGGGCGTGGCGTACACGACCATCGAAGAGATCGTGAACTATGTGATCGAGACGGATGAAGTCATCGCCGGAGATCATGAAGAGGGCAAGCTGTAATGCATATGGATTATATCAAGGGATTTACATTTGGCTGGATGAGTGGCAGGGGCGACTTCCGCAAGCCGGAAGCCAAAGAGTCTTTGCGTCTGATGGCAGAACGTACAGGCAGTTCTCATGTTATTTTTGCACTGGCGGCACATCAGGATCATCCGCAGGCGGTAGAGGTCAAGTATCGGGGTGCACATCAGGTGGAGGATGATGAACTGGTGGACATGATTCGTTATGCCCGTACACTCGGGCTGCATGTCATTCTGAAACCAACCGTTAACTGCACCGATGGCACATGGCGTGCACACATTAACTTTTTTGATATCGATGTGCCGTGTGAGCCAAAGTGGAAGGATTGGTTCCGCAGCTACACGGCATTTCAGAAGCATTATGCAGCGATTGCAGAGCAGGAAAAGTGTGAGATGTTCATTGTAGGCTGTGAGATGGTGCAATCTGAACGTCGGGATCAGGAGTGGCGCGAGGTGATCGCCGGTGTGCGTGAAGTGTACACGGGACTGGTGTCATACAACACGGACAAATATCAGGAAGGTCATGTGAAATGGTGGGATGCCGTGGATGTCATCTCTTCCAGTGGTTACTATCCCATCGGAGATTGGGAGGCACAGCTGGATCGCATTGAACAGGCGATTACTCCCTATGGCAAACCCTTTTTCTTCGCGGAAGCAGGCTGTCCCAGCCGCAGCGGATCAGCCCACGTACCAAACGATTGGGGGCTGGAAGGTGAAGTCAGCGCGGAGGAACAGGAGCATTTCTATGAAGCCATGTTCCGGCATGTCAGTCAGCGTGACTGGGTACGCGGATTCGGTCTGTGGGATTGGAGCGCAAATTTACACGCGGAGAAGGATGCGCTGACCGATGACGGATATGGAGTGTACGGCAAGCCAGCGGAGCAGGTAATTCGTCGGTTCTATGAGGGCATCGCTGTAAAAGTTTAAACGAGAAACAAGAAGGTGTATGTGATGATGAATCTCAGTGATATATCTCCATATGTACTTTCGTGATTTCCATGCTGTGAGCAAGGAATAACAGATTATGGTGGAGCTTATTTTTTCAGTTGTGATTCATATGCAGGTCGAGAGGCTCTTCCTCCTACAGGAAGGGCTTTTTTGGCATATTTAGTAGTGATGCATACTATGTCGAATTTTGTTGACAAAATGAGGGCTCCTGCCTATTCTTAATGGATGAATATGATAATCATTATCATAAAATAGAGAAAAGGGGTTCAACATCCATGTCTGTACAACATCGCAAATCTTCGGCCTTCACGCTGGCAACTATGCTCTTGTTGTTATTCGTTATTGTGGGTTGCAGCAATACAGGAAGTGGAGATGAATCCTCATCTGCTGCTTCGGATCAAACATCTACGAAGTCGATTACGATGTCATGGCCACGTGATATCGGTACAATGAATCCGCACACGTACAATCCTTCGCAATTATTTGCCCAATCGATGCTCTATGAGCCGCTGATCAGTTACCAGAAGGACGGAAAACTGGAACCTGCCCTGGCAGAATCATGGACCATCTCCGATGACGGTAAAGTATATACATTCAAGCTTCGCCAAGGTGTGAAATTCTCGGATGGTACGCCATTTAATGCTGAGATTGTGAAAAAGAACTTTGATGCTGTAATGAAAAATAAAGATACACATAGCTGGCTGGGCATTGTAGGTGTGCTCGACAAGACGGAGGTTGTGGACGATCAGACTTTCCGGTTGACACTCACAGAGCCGTATTATCCGGTCTTGCAGGATTTGTCTGTAGTTCGTCCTTTCCGCTTCCTGGGTGAAGCCGGATTCCCGGATGACGGAGATACTTCCCAAGGCATCAAAGAGCCGGTGGGTACTGGCCCGTGGATGCTGGCTGAATACAAGCAGGACGAATATGCCGTCTTCAAGCGTAACCCGAACTATTGGGGAACAGCACCGAAGGTAGATCAGATTACGGTTAAGATCATTCCTGACGGTGAAACCCGTGTCCTTGCTTTTGAAAAAGGTGATCTCGACCTGATCTACGGTGAAGGTGTGATCAGCCTGGATGCATTCCAACAACTTCGTGACAACGATGAGTATGTAACGCAATTGTCTGATCCTGTGGGAACTCGCAGTCTGTTGCTGAACTCTTCCAATCCGAAGATGTCCGATGTCAGAGTACGGATGGCGCTCCAACAAGGATTCAACAAAAAGGCGATGGTGGAAGGCGTCACTTCTGGTTTGGAAGAACCAGCCGATACCGTATTGTCCAAAAACTATCCGTACACTAATGTAGACTTGGAACCGATCACGTATGACGTGGAGAAATCCAAAGCTTTACTGGATGAAGCGGGCTGGAAGTTGCCTGCAGGTGGCACGGTTCGTGAGAAAGACGGTCAGCAGCTTGATTTTGAGATGATTTTTGACAAGACGGACCCGATTCAGAAAGCGATGGCTGAGACCATTCAGGCAGAATGGAGCGAGCTTGGGGTTAAAGTAAACCTCACTGGATTGGAACTGACGGTACAGATCAAACGTTTGAAAGCCAATGATTTTGACCTGTATTTCTGGTACAACTATGGTGCGCCATATGATCCACATTCCTTCATTAATGTTGTGGCAAGCCCTGGATTCGGGATTTCCGAGACCCTGAGTGCGTTGCCGATGAAAATGGAACTGGACGATCAGGTGCATGCAGCCCTTTCATCCACAGACGAGACGAAACGCCAAGAGCTATATGGCTCCATCCTGAAAACACTTCAGGAGCAGTCGGCGATCGTACCGATCTCTTATATTAAGAAAACGGCTGTATATCAGAAGAAAATCTCCAACTTTATTTTCCCGGCGAACCGTGATGAAAATCCGTTTGTGGGCATTGAATTGGGCAATTAATAAGTAGTGACTTTGAGAGTGGTAAGGTCAGTAGCTTGATAAAAGGGAGGAACGTTTGGTGATCGGTTATATTGGTAAACGAATGATCGCGATCATTCCTATCGTTTTTATCGCTACACTTGTGACCTTTGCGCTTATTCATATATCGCCGGTTGATCCCGCCGAGGCTTATCTGACAGCCGCTCATATCTATCCAACACCGGAGCTGCTTGCGCAAAAGCGGCATGAGTTCGGTCTGGATCAGCCTATGTTAACCCAATATGTGCATACGATTCAGAAGATTGCCAAGCTCGACTTTGGCACCTCATATCTCACCAACAAACCCGTATGGGATGAAGTGAAACTAAGGATTCCCGCTACGGCTGAACTAGCCTTCTGGAGCATGTTGTTATCCGCTTTGGTGAGTATTCCATTGGGAATACTGGCCGCGGTGTATAAGAATAGCTGGATTGATATGGTCAGCCGGGCGATTTCCTATTTTGGAGCGTCGATCCCGCAATTCTGGCTCGGTTACCTGCTGATCTTCTTTTTCTCGGTGAAACTGGACTGGCTGCCTGTGGAGGGGCGTGGATCGTGGGAGAATCTGGTTCTGCCTACGATTACACTCTCTTTGATTCTTATTGCGGTCTACACCCGATTGTTGCGTTCCAGTGTACTGGAGCAATTGCAGGAGACATATGTACAGTACGCGAGAACACG
The nucleotide sequence above comes from Paenibacillus sp. W2I17. Encoded proteins:
- a CDS encoding glycosidase, with product MIHPKYKELLEKQEQLLSRPNEINSSFYNGIYDRYQYPVITRHHVPLHWRFDLDETTNPHFMERLGINATLNPGAIYFNGKYVMVIRTEGLDRKSIFALAESDNGIDGFRFTGKPLVWDDIDADETNQYDMRLVQHEDGWIYGIYCSERKDPEAPAFDTSSAVAQAGLVRTRDLTSWERLPNITTNSPQQRNVVLHPEFVDGKYAFYTRPQDGFISTGSGGGIAFGLCEDILNPVIHEETIIDERQYHTVYEVKNGQGPAPLKTDRGWIHIAHGVRNTAAGLRYVLYTFATDLNDPARIIAKPGGHFIAPYDDERVGDVSNVIFCNGAVVNEKEEVFIYYASSDTRCHLATTTLEKLVDYTFNTPADPYRSLDCASQRGQLIEQNEKLLQKQLT
- a CDS encoding carbohydrate ABC transporter permease yields the protein MKYLKLSNWGYSAQRIFIICAFSIIPLALLFTFAYLPVINMFKYSFTDWNGYSKRFDYVGFENYTRIFSDPEYFKVFIVSLYYFVATFLQMGLALYFATILSFKVRGKNFFKGILFFPYLLNGVAIGFIFLFFFKPDGTLDMLMHAVGLGQYTQLWLGNPNIINVSLAGASVWRYMGFNFIIFLGAISSIPKDVYEASDIDGANRWQQFRHIILPSITRILQLNLILAISGAISAFDIPYIMTDGSNGSMTFVIQTVHLAFKYGKLGLASAMAVVLLLIVILVTLVQRVTMKGEE
- a CDS encoding 1,4-beta-xylanase, producing the protein MDYIKGFTFGWMSGRGDFRKPEAKESLRLMAERTGSSHVIFALAAHQDHPQAVEVKYRGAHQVEDDELVDMIRYARTLGLHVILKPTVNCTDGTWRAHINFFDIDVPCEPKWKDWFRSYTAFQKHYAAIAEQEKCEMFIVGCEMVQSERRDQEWREVIAGVREVYTGLVSYNTDKYQEGHVKWWDAVDVISSSGYYPIGDWEAQLDRIEQAITPYGKPFFFAEAGCPSRSGSAHVPNDWGLEGEVSAEEQEHFYEAMFRHVSQRDWVRGFGLWDWSANLHAEKDALTDDGYGVYGKPAEQVIRRFYEGIAVKV
- a CDS encoding substrate-binding domain-containing protein → MTAHCAYTGLKEATILKNNITMRDIADRLGVSSVTVSKALNDKDGVSGELKEKIKVLAIEMGYRYNAAARSMKEGLTHNIGVIIPERFTGPTQSFYVRVFQRITKHLEEQGYYGILHILNVEDEEELTLPKLYSDNKVDGFIVLGQISKEYIELVRSMEVPKMFLDFYDEHSDIDSVVTDNFYAAYELTNYLVQQGHRNIAYVGNLYSTSSIQDRFLGYYKSLLEHRLPMNPDLVLNDRDERGTFIEIDLPEQLPTAFVCNCDQVAHLLVQKLTSMDIQVPGQCSVVGFDNDIYAMLSDPKLTTVEVDVEQMARTAVQSMLKKVDNPNRSFGRVHVKGNIIYRDSVSAVSASSDTMDI
- the nikA gene encoding nickel ABC transporter substrate-binding protein, with translation MSVQHRKSSAFTLATMLLLLFVIVGCSNTGSGDESSSAASDQTSTKSITMSWPRDIGTMNPHTYNPSQLFAQSMLYEPLISYQKDGKLEPALAESWTISDDGKVYTFKLRQGVKFSDGTPFNAEIVKKNFDAVMKNKDTHSWLGIVGVLDKTEVVDDQTFRLTLTEPYYPVLQDLSVVRPFRFLGEAGFPDDGDTSQGIKEPVGTGPWMLAEYKQDEYAVFKRNPNYWGTAPKVDQITVKIIPDGETRVLAFEKGDLDLIYGEGVISLDAFQQLRDNDEYVTQLSDPVGTRSLLLNSSNPKMSDVRVRMALQQGFNKKAMVEGVTSGLEEPADTVLSKNYPYTNVDLEPITYDVEKSKALLDEAGWKLPAGGTVREKDGQQLDFEMIFDKTDPIQKAMAETIQAEWSELGVKVNLTGLELTVQIKRLKANDFDLYFWYNYGAPYDPHSFINVVASPGFGISETLSALPMKMELDDQVHAALSSTDETKRQELYGSILKTLQEQSAIVPISYIKKTAVYQKKISNFIFPANRDENPFVGIELGN
- a CDS encoding glycoside hydrolase family 130 protein translates to MSVAETKNVHIVGDALLNMPWENKPEGTEGPVWRHSANPVVPRNPVKGVARIFNSAVVPYEGKFIGVFRAETVNGRPHLHMGASEDGLEWTIEEERIAFVDENGDPFMPNYAYDPRLVKVEDTYYIIWCTDFYGAALGLAKTDDFKTFVRLENPMLPFNRNGVLFPRKINDNYVMLSRPSDSGHTPFGDIFLSESPDLVYWGKHRHVMSKGGQGWWQSVKIGGGPAPIETSEGWLMFYHGVTGTCNGLVYSMGAVILDLDEPSKVKYRSSNFVLTPEKWYEEQGFVDNVIFPCATLHDADTGRIAIYYGAADTYVGVAYTTIEEIVNYVIETDEVIAGDHEEGKL
- a CDS encoding ABC transporter substrate-binding protein; the protein is MRKNKGWMMLLTMLFITSLLAACSSGGGSSQAGEEISTDPADIKGEITVLTQRTDIVDTVFKDYAAEFNKEYPDVKVNFQALADYEGQVKIRMSTKDYGDVLMIPTSVPIADIPDFFEPLGTYDELKDKYTAIEERMVDGQVYGIPTVITFSGIIYNKQVFKDAGIMEVPKTPEQFQAALQLVKDNTDAVPLYTNYASGWALTQWESDLPTVAGSVDYVNVDQPNTDENFVPGQPHYELYKVLYDAAKNGLIEKDPTTTDWESSKADLAKGKIATMALGSWAITQIQGMTDTPDDIGFLPFPTNASEVVVPLSADYNIGMNVNSENKPAAKAWIDWFLAKSNYAVEQGGGMDADKNAELPPILDQYKDVKFSTLTPAKEGQEGLVDKIDNEGEIGLWQPDFKKRIIEAGIGNRKESYDDIMKDLNDKWVRARAELTK
- a CDS encoding carbohydrate ABC transporter permease, translating into MTQLKYTLASVVKYASLVLAAFIALLPIVVILFASLKTNAEYATSSPLAPPANWLNFANYAKAFVDGNMLVGFKNTIIILIISIIGATLTGSMIAYVLDRFKFKGKKIMVAAFLLATLIPSVTTQVATFQIINALDLFNTRWAAIVMYLGTDIIAVYIFLQFLGSISSALDESAMLDGASYFTIYWKIILPLLKPAIVTVIIVKGVNIYNDFYTPFLYMPKTDLQVISTALFKFKGPFGSQWEVISAGIMIAIIPTMIIFLLLQKYIYNGFAQGSVK
- a CDS encoding AGE family epimerase/isomerase, translating into MNTKTIELQSEIKAHWEKQILPFWSNLKDTTHGGFYGWVGNDLQVNQQAPKGGIATARQLWSFAAAYRVTGNERWRDHAEHAYRFLADHVMDTEYGGMYWMVDYTGEALDTSKHVYTQSFGVYSLSEYYRATGDTSALELAKTLFSLIEDKGLDAELPAYKEQFDRTWKEQPNEMLSENGVIADYTMNTHIHVLEAYTTLYRVWPDQQVKAALERLLGILYERVYDQDTKFLGVFFNKQWESIIDLRSFGHDIEASWLIDETLKVLRLEQHPKYAAMVTDIAYNISNVAVNADGSLLNEQEGEHIDEKRIWWVQAEAMVGFYNAYQRTGDSMFLERVERLWTYTKENIIDQRAGGEWYWSVDGNGTPDQSEIAGPWKCPYHNSRFCIELIERMGSE